From Amycolatopsis sp. cg9, one genomic window encodes:
- a CDS encoding YbaB/EbfC family nucleoid-associated protein produces the protein MTGPNGLGDLMRDPDEAIRRMDDWAAGFAAKAERYQAAQEETERLRLTASSPDGAVSVTVGADGTVTDLTFSNKVKSFPLEELSRQILTTMRRAQSGIAERVAGVMAERLGDEDRETRAALLDTLRGRFPDPDEPEEQQPPASPPPVPPAPSGGAAVPPAPSAPQASPPPRRRPDPDEDDNNPW, from the coding sequence ATGACGGGCCCGAACGGGCTCGGGGACCTGATGCGGGACCCCGACGAGGCGATCCGCCGGATGGACGACTGGGCGGCCGGGTTCGCGGCGAAGGCCGAGCGCTACCAGGCGGCCCAGGAGGAGACCGAGCGGCTGCGGCTGACCGCGTCCAGCCCCGACGGCGCGGTGAGCGTGACCGTCGGCGCCGACGGCACGGTCACCGACCTGACGTTCTCGAACAAGGTCAAGTCGTTCCCGCTGGAAGAGCTGTCCCGGCAGATCCTCACGACGATGCGCCGCGCGCAGTCCGGCATCGCCGAGCGCGTCGCCGGCGTGATGGCCGAACGGCTCGGCGACGAGGACCGCGAGACCCGCGCGGCACTCCTCGACACGCTGCGCGGCCGGTTCCCGGACCCGGACGAGCCGGAGGAGCAGCAACCCCCGGCCTCGCCGCCCCCGGTCCCGCCGGCCCCGTCCGGCGGTGCGGCGGTCCCGCCGGCGCCGTCGGCTCCGCAGGCCTCACCGCCCCCGCGGCGGCGGCCCGACCCGGACGAGGACGACAACAACCCCTGGTGA
- a CDS encoding type VII secretion target, which produces MTAAGFEVEPDELVAHSSHVESLVDRLNTASAAADTAMSDHAYGLLCAFLPPIIRPTGEKAKETLSASIEGVRGLADNVKTAAQSYRDGEEANAQPFEKQLTASPRAAEARTGA; this is translated from the coding sequence ATGACAGCGGCCGGCTTCGAGGTCGAACCGGACGAACTGGTCGCGCACTCGAGTCACGTCGAGAGCCTGGTCGACCGGCTCAACACGGCCTCCGCGGCGGCCGACACGGCGATGTCGGACCACGCCTACGGGCTGCTGTGCGCGTTCCTCCCGCCGATCATCCGGCCGACGGGGGAGAAGGCGAAGGAGACGCTGAGCGCGTCGATCGAAGGCGTGCGCGGGCTCGCGGACAACGTCAAGACGGCCGCGCAGTCCTACCGCGACGGTGAAGAGGCGAACGCGCAGCCGTTCGAGAAGCAGCTCACGGCGTCGCCGCGGGCGGCGGAAGCGAGGACCGGCGCATGA